A genomic segment from uncultured Alistipes sp. encodes:
- a CDS encoding HNH endonuclease signature motif containing protein, whose product MPTIPKPSRRAYLPPRETQGRRLHANSAFYQSSRWRRLRQVKLNADPLCEECRSRGLVTEATVVDHIVPINEGGAALDLRNLQSLCDACHNRKSGREAHKRTARR is encoded by the coding sequence ATGCCAACCATTCCGAAACCATCCCGGCGGGCCTATCTGCCGCCGCGTGAAACCCAGGGCCGACGCCTTCATGCGAACTCGGCCTTCTATCAGTCCTCGCGCTGGCGCCGCCTGCGTCAGGTCAAACTGAATGCCGACCCGCTCTGCGAGGAGTGCCGGAGCCGGGGTCTCGTCACGGAGGCCACGGTCGTCGACCACATCGTCCCGATCAACGAAGGTGGTGCCGCCCTCGACCTGCGCAACCTGCAGAGTCTGTGCGACGCCTGCCATAACCGGAAGTCGGGCCGCGAGGCCCACAAACGAACCGCCCGCCGATGA